One Bacteriovorax sp. PP10 DNA window includes the following coding sequences:
- a CDS encoding DUF1554 domain-containing protein, whose amino-acid sequence MSKFNMAIILTLIMVILLGLASCGDSTSGINGTGATSTSFKKIYLAAGVFSTGDYGVGDIDLTCSSGYQALIGTSTRHPDIGSGAANWILQANTEYRRADGTTVIGTTNASAVFTFPLTNSFGSSAGSYYTGIESNWSVDQTKNCGDWGSMADDRTYGNALSTTSAAISAGVHNCGTSGPAAFVLCVEQ is encoded by the coding sequence GGGCCTGGCATCCTGCGGGGACAGTACTAGTGGGATAAATGGAACTGGTGCAACCAGTACTAGTTTTAAAAAAATTTACTTAGCAGCAGGAGTATTTTCCACTGGAGATTATGGAGTGGGTGATATTGATCTAACATGCAGCTCAGGATATCAGGCATTGATAGGAACGAGTACACGTCACCCAGATATAGGTTCAGGAGCAGCGAACTGGATTTTGCAGGCGAATACTGAATACCGTAGAGCAGATGGTACAACTGTAATTGGAACAACAAACGCGAGCGCAGTTTTTACTTTTCCTTTAACTAATTCTTTTGGGAGTAGTGCAGGGTCGTATTATACAGGAATAGAGAGTAATTGGAGTGTAGACCAGACCAAAAATTGTGGTGACTGGGGAAGCATGGCAGACGATAGAACTTACGGTAATGCGCTTTCTACAACTTCAGCGGCCATTAGTGCTGGCGTACATAATTGTGGAACATCAGGGCCTGCTGCTTTCGTCCTTTGTGTTGAGCAATAA
- a CDS encoding response regulator transcription factor, with product MNSITDVIICDDHYISAVGIESLLKKILNEKIRTRLSSSGEEGLALFHEQEPDLMLLDLGLPKKSGLDVLKEVIPLSKKCKFVVLTGADDPALFQQVLKQNIHGLLRKSNSEQNIREVINFFEEGKAGVYIDPSVAGLLKVESGFPLTPREYEVLELMSRGHTSQEIADLLSCSLSTIKTYRMRIMNKSGARNSSEMIAWFFKKEVNR from the coding sequence ATGAATTCTATTACCGACGTTATTATTTGTGATGATCATTATATAAGTGCTGTCGGTATAGAGAGTCTTCTCAAAAAAATCTTAAATGAAAAAATCAGAACCAGACTTTCTTCTAGTGGAGAAGAAGGGCTGGCCTTGTTTCATGAGCAGGAGCCTGATCTTATGTTACTTGATTTAGGACTACCTAAAAAATCAGGACTTGATGTCTTGAAAGAGGTTATTCCACTTAGTAAAAAGTGCAAGTTTGTCGTTCTAACAGGAGCAGATGACCCTGCCCTTTTTCAGCAAGTTCTAAAGCAGAATATTCATGGCCTTCTAAGAAAATCTAATTCTGAACAAAACATTCGCGAAGTAATAAATTTTTTTGAGGAAGGTAAAGCTGGTGTTTATATTGATCCATCCGTAGCTGGGTTACTAAAGGTGGAATCAGGATTTCCTCTTACTCCGAGAGAGTATGAGGTCCTGGAATTAATGTCGAGAGGTCATACTAGCCAGGAGATTGCAGATTTATTGTCGTGCTCATTATCGACAATTAAAACTTATCGTATGCGTATTATGAATAAGTCAGGCGCAAGAAATTCTTCAGAAATGATAGCCTGGTTTTTTAAAAAAGAAGTAAATCGATGA
- a CDS encoding ATP-binding protein has translation MPSIRWLTILVSSFCVVSFCTLGVYIARDIETQIIFSRMRFLTLGLLAPSWLMFLSSIYQKPKWLQRPITSLIIFTPGLISTVLTIVPSWRDYILKDFSSLRIDQFTVLQFDNGTWFQYHYFWAMFLVAASLALGVYLFFKEKGLRRHQIIILTVCSVLAAAVDIYCVLFNPPMRWLMLASGTFFISLLGIIFSTVKLKLLNVTTLALGRVFQEFPDPVIVIDGDKRIRMANKTSGRFFDLNNLPGRKICEALPQINLVEGEIALLDHNGEKHFFNLSLEKLETDVEHSSGQVIFFRQITVQKSIEKRLNENLEFKARLLSLITHDFMGQIEAQTLVSASLHEDVIDSSMKEKIDLLTTSTSASQGFMENVLSWVKSQKDNFEVINKDFEWNTLVKECIEEQSSLCKMKNIKIDFQSDSWPLIGQGDSNMLASVIRNLLTNAIRATNNAQSIKVNLYSSNQVVKVEIIDRGVGMNEDVLQKIRNLSSSFIFVNENQSEFGSFGIGLMIVKHFLSLHRGELFIESTLNQGTVVSFEIK, from the coding sequence ATGCCTTCGATTCGTTGGTTAACAATATTAGTAAGCTCATTCTGTGTTGTTTCTTTTTGCACCCTGGGCGTCTACATTGCCCGTGATATAGAAACTCAAATTATTTTTTCCAGAATGAGATTTCTCACACTCGGATTATTAGCACCTAGTTGGTTAATGTTTTTATCTTCTATTTATCAAAAACCTAAATGGCTACAGCGACCGATTACTTCGCTCATTATTTTTACTCCAGGGTTAATCTCAACAGTGCTGACAATTGTTCCATCATGGCGAGATTATATTCTTAAAGATTTTTCTTCCCTAAGAATAGATCAATTTACTGTATTGCAGTTTGATAACGGTACATGGTTTCAATATCATTATTTTTGGGCGATGTTTTTAGTAGCAGCATCTCTTGCTTTAGGCGTTTATCTTTTCTTTAAAGAAAAAGGACTACGACGTCATCAAATTATTATCCTTACTGTTTGCAGTGTACTTGCTGCGGCAGTTGATATCTATTGCGTGCTTTTTAATCCACCTATGCGCTGGTTAATGCTTGCTAGTGGAACTTTCTTTATCAGTTTACTAGGAATCATTTTTTCTACAGTGAAATTAAAACTTTTAAATGTAACCACACTTGCTTTAGGGAGAGTTTTCCAAGAGTTTCCAGATCCCGTTATTGTTATAGATGGTGATAAAAGAATTCGTATGGCCAATAAAACGTCAGGACGGTTTTTCGATCTCAATAATCTTCCAGGGAGAAAGATATGCGAGGCCCTTCCTCAAATCAATTTAGTGGAAGGTGAAATAGCTCTTTTAGATCATAATGGAGAAAAGCATTTCTTTAACCTAAGCTTAGAAAAATTAGAAACAGATGTAGAGCATTCTTCCGGGCAAGTTATCTTTTTTCGTCAAATTACAGTGCAAAAAAGTATTGAAAAGCGCTTGAATGAAAACTTAGAATTTAAAGCAAGACTTCTTTCGCTAATCACTCATGATTTTATGGGACAAATTGAAGCCCAAACCCTGGTTTCAGCTTCTCTGCATGAAGATGTTATAGACTCTTCAATGAAGGAGAAGATTGATCTTCTGACAACTTCAACGAGTGCATCACAAGGCTTCATGGAAAATGTTTTAAGTTGGGTTAAGTCTCAAAAAGATAATTTCGAAGTGATTAATAAAGATTTCGAATGGAACACTTTAGTTAAAGAATGCATCGAGGAACAAAGTAGTCTTTGTAAGATGAAAAATATAAAAATCGATTTTCAATCCGACTCCTGGCCTTTAATCGGTCAAGGGGATTCAAATATGCTGGCTTCCGTTATTCGCAATTTACTTACAAATGCCATTCGAGCTACTAACAATGCTCAGTCTATAAAAGTAAATTTATATTCTTCTAATCAAGTCGTGAAAGTTGAAATTATTGATAGAGGAGTGGGAATGAATGAAGATGTATTACAAAAAATAAGAAATCTTTCTTCTTCATTTATCTTTGTTAATGAGAATCAATCAGAGTTTGGGAGTTTTGGAATCGGACTAATGATTGTAAAGCATTTCTTGAGTCTGCACAGGGGAGAGCTTTTTATAGAATCTACATTAAATCAAGGAACGGTTGTTTCTTTTGAAATAAAATAA
- the katG gene encoding catalase/peroxidase HPI, translating to MSNNPIKDDKSRKHRSNKDWWPEQLNISVLHQHTSKSNPLGEDFKYADEFKKLDLDAIKKDINVLMRDSQDWWPADYGHYGPLFIRMAWHSAGTYRTGDGRGGSGSGSQRFPPLNSWPDNANLDKARMLLWPIKQKYGKKISWADLMVLAGNCALESMGLGTFGFGGGRVDIFEAEEDIYWGSEDKWLGDTRITEDKKMDDPLAAIQMGLIYVNPEGPGGVPDPVGSARDIRETFARMAMNDEETVALVAGGHTFGKAHGAGDAKNVGREPAAGTLIDQGLGWKNAMNTGHGVDAITSGIEGAWKPHPTRWDQGYLDTLLNNEWELTKSPAGAHQWRPKDRATDTLVEDAHDPKKKHAPMMTTADMALKMDPIYEKIARKFHADPKLFAETFRRAWFKLTHRDFGPKVRYLGKEVPKEDLIWQDPIPKCDYTLEQNDIKILKEKILASGLSVSRLVSVAWASASSFRGSDKRGGANGARVRLEPQNKWEANRPKLLKEELEILEKVRKDSGIKVSLADMIVLAGCAAVEKAAADAGHATTVPFRAGRMDASAEQTDAHSFEPLEPIADGFRNYLKQVYSLTAEELLIDKAQLLKLSAPEMTVLIGGMRVLGANSDGSKHGVFTDKIGVLTNDFFVNLLNMNTKWTPVDDTEQLFQGTDRKTDVKKWTATRVDLIFGSHAQLRAVAEVYASADAKEKFVKDFVKAWVKVMELDRYDLDPSYK from the coding sequence ATGAGTAACAACCCAATCAAAGACGACAAATCAAGAAAACACCGCTCAAACAAAGACTGGTGGCCAGAGCAACTCAATATTAGTGTTCTTCACCAACACACTTCAAAATCAAATCCACTAGGAGAAGATTTTAAATATGCTGATGAATTTAAAAAGCTAGATCTCGATGCAATCAAAAAAGACATCAATGTTTTAATGAGAGACTCACAAGACTGGTGGCCTGCAGATTACGGACACTACGGTCCTCTATTTATCAGAATGGCATGGCATAGTGCTGGTACTTATCGTACTGGAGATGGCCGTGGTGGTTCAGGATCTGGAAGCCAAAGATTTCCACCACTGAATAGCTGGCCTGACAACGCCAACCTGGATAAGGCGCGTATGCTTCTGTGGCCGATTAAACAAAAATACGGAAAGAAAATTTCATGGGCAGACTTAATGGTCCTTGCAGGAAACTGCGCTCTTGAATCAATGGGCCTTGGCACATTCGGATTCGGTGGTGGACGCGTTGATATTTTCGAAGCTGAAGAAGATATTTACTGGGGCTCTGAAGATAAATGGCTTGGTGATACTCGTATCACTGAAGATAAAAAAATGGATGATCCTCTTGCTGCCATTCAGATGGGACTTATCTATGTAAACCCGGAAGGACCTGGTGGAGTTCCAGATCCAGTTGGCTCGGCCCGTGACATCCGCGAAACATTCGCTCGTATGGCCATGAACGATGAAGAAACAGTTGCGCTTGTAGCTGGTGGACATACATTCGGAAAAGCTCACGGTGCCGGAGATGCAAAAAATGTTGGTCGCGAACCGGCCGCAGGAACTTTAATTGATCAAGGTCTAGGATGGAAAAATGCAATGAACACTGGTCATGGTGTTGATGCCATCACAAGTGGAATTGAAGGTGCATGGAAACCACATCCTACAAGATGGGATCAGGGTTACCTAGACACGCTTTTAAATAATGAATGGGAGTTAACAAAATCTCCAGCTGGTGCTCATCAGTGGAGACCAAAAGATCGTGCAACTGACACACTTGTAGAAGATGCTCACGATCCAAAAAAGAAACATGCTCCGATGATGACGACTGCAGATATGGCACTGAAGATGGATCCTATTTACGAGAAAATCGCTCGTAAATTTCATGCGGATCCAAAACTTTTCGCTGAAACTTTCAGACGTGCCTGGTTCAAGCTTACTCACAGAGATTTTGGGCCAAAAGTTAGATACCTTGGGAAAGAAGTTCCGAAGGAAGATTTAATTTGGCAAGATCCGATTCCAAAGTGTGATTACACGCTTGAGCAAAATGATATCAAGATACTTAAAGAAAAAATTCTCGCTTCAGGATTGTCTGTTTCAAGACTAGTTTCTGTGGCGTGGGCATCTGCCTCATCTTTTCGTGGATCTGATAAACGTGGTGGAGCTAACGGAGCTCGCGTGCGTTTAGAACCACAAAATAAGTGGGAAGCAAATCGTCCGAAGCTTTTAAAAGAAGAATTAGAAATTCTTGAAAAAGTTCGTAAAGACTCTGGGATAAAAGTTTCTCTTGCAGATATGATTGTTCTTGCAGGATGTGCGGCCGTTGAAAAAGCAGCGGCAGATGCAGGGCATGCGACGACTGTTCCATTTAGAGCTGGACGTATGGATGCATCGGCGGAGCAAACAGATGCTCATTCGTTTGAGCCTCTTGAGCCGATTGCTGACGGGTTTAGAAATTATTTGAAGCAAGTGTATAGCTTAACTGCAGAAGAGCTGCTTATTGATAAAGCACAGCTTTTAAAGCTGTCTGCGCCTGAGATGACAGTGCTTATTGGTGGGATGCGTGTACTTGGGGCCAATAGTGATGGATCTAAGCATGGAGTGTTTACTGATAAGATTGGTGTTCTGACGAATGATTTCTTTGTGAATCTTTTGAATATGAATACTAAGTGGACTCCTGTTGATGATACTGAGCAATTGTTTCAAGGGACTGATCGTAAGACAGATGTGAAGAAATGGACTGCGACGAGAGTTGACTTGATTTTTGGTTCGCATGCTCAGCTTCGTGCGGTTGCAGAAGTTTATGCTTCAGCAGATGCAAAAGAGAAATTTGTGAAGGATTTCGTGAAGGCCTGGGTTAAGGTGATGGAGCTTGATCGTTATGACTTAGATCCGTCTTACAAATAA
- a CDS encoding cold-shock protein has product MKKVRVQFVKYDMTKTKNRNRKDMLVDSKSEDAVIAQLERIHKGEKVVKIHEINWDEKQIQEVVRKQKIDDRHTFSGTVNFFDIEKGFGFIQPDEEMDDLFFHKSACTDGVPYDKDRVEFRISEGPKGLCAIHIRIVESESV; this is encoded by the coding sequence ATGAAAAAGGTAAGAGTTCAGTTTGTAAAATACGATATGACGAAAACGAAGAATCGTAACAGAAAAGATATGCTTGTAGATAGCAAGAGTGAAGATGCAGTTATTGCTCAACTTGAGAGAATCCACAAAGGCGAAAAAGTCGTTAAGATTCATGAAATCAATTGGGATGAAAAACAGATTCAAGAAGTTGTTCGTAAACAGAAGATAGACGATAGACATACATTCTCAGGAACTGTGAATTTCTTTGATATTGAAAAAGGATTTGGATTTATCCAGCCTGACGAAGAAATGGATGATTTATTTTTCCATAAGTCTGCATGCACTGATGGAGTGCCTTACGATAAAGATAGAGTTGAGTTTAGAATCAGCGAAGGGCCAAAAGGGTTGTGCGCGATTCATATTAGGATTGTAGAATCAGAGTCTGTCTAA
- a CDS encoding outer membrane protein, whose translation MKKLLLFLLFTTLPKAYAFDWSLHRSVTARALSPIGFSINTIDQISDANIYIDRQEGSNPATHADSESFEAASALMRSRMKIAATAIISGDMKTARANFGYITHTVQDFYAHTNYVEYMPGKPIDLLNLTNPASYVTCSAKNMMNGLTSGYYPDSTTPARKCSHTTLNKDAGDATLAGAKALKYAERATAEMYGVLEQQVISMSADQEKANILLARFRGEDRQYLFANNDVVSYTGYNETFKITPFVGMTQYSSNKFDYESTYTAGIRAETRINERFVTGFGLTISSMTIKEEVISQFDYSSYGVDLYTKIYLLSDLRFQPYIGAGAGYLKSNLKHTSYMQVNDNDSDMNTLNGEVMGGIDLMFTRGIGFNFEARYVRPFSTSSYTPTYAQTYSQYSTEKLAHDIGNSGHLVFATGMIVSF comes from the coding sequence ATGAAGAAGTTACTGCTCTTCTTACTATTCACAACCCTTCCAAAGGCCTACGCCTTTGACTGGAGCCTACACAGGTCAGTAACGGCACGTGCACTCTCGCCTATAGGTTTTTCCATCAACACCATCGATCAGATCTCAGACGCAAACATCTATATAGACAGACAAGAAGGCAGCAACCCGGCCACACACGCCGACAGCGAATCCTTTGAAGCTGCTTCAGCACTTATGCGTTCACGCATGAAAATAGCGGCCACTGCGATAATCAGCGGAGACATGAAAACCGCAAGGGCCAATTTCGGATACATCACTCATACTGTGCAGGACTTCTACGCCCATACAAATTACGTCGAATACATGCCCGGAAAACCTATAGACCTTTTAAACCTTACTAACCCCGCAAGCTACGTCACTTGTTCCGCAAAGAACATGATGAATGGCCTTACAAGCGGCTATTACCCAGACTCAACGACACCTGCGAGGAAATGTTCACATACAACTCTGAATAAGGATGCTGGCGATGCTACTTTAGCTGGAGCGAAAGCATTGAAATATGCCGAAAGAGCGACGGCAGAAATGTACGGAGTATTAGAGCAGCAAGTAATCTCAATGTCTGCAGACCAAGAAAAGGCAAACATTCTTCTGGCGCGCTTCAGAGGCGAAGACAGGCAATATCTCTTTGCAAATAATGATGTCGTATCTTACACGGGCTACAACGAAACTTTCAAGATCACACCTTTTGTTGGTATGACCCAATATAGTAGTAACAAATTTGACTATGAATCCACATACACTGCAGGCATTAGGGCCGAGACAAGAATCAACGAAAGATTCGTAACAGGATTTGGACTCACGATTAGTTCAATGACAATAAAAGAAGAAGTGATTTCCCAATTTGATTATTCAAGTTATGGAGTTGATCTCTACACTAAGATTTATCTGCTTTCAGACCTAAGGTTTCAACCTTACATTGGTGCCGGAGCTGGATATTTAAAAAGTAATCTTAAACATACAAGCTATATGCAGGTCAATGATAACGACAGTGACATGAACACTTTAAATGGTGAAGTGATGGGTGGAATAGATTTGATGTTCACAAGAGGTATCGGTTTCAACTTCGAAGCAAGATATGTCAGGCCATTTTCAACTTCTTCATACACTCCGACTTATGCACAAACATATTCCCAATACTCGACAGAAAAACTGGCGCACGATATTGGTAACTCTGGTCACTTAGTATTTGCGACTGGAATGATTGTGTCTTTTTAA
- a CDS encoding DUF4156 domain-containing protein has translation MRLLSIMFLMITLSSCASTSVTPESKKLIIINDVKYAQGCTPVARVFASSSNLLSGGNPLMGSIGNSNSLTQLRNQAAKFGQVLYIYKNKESVITGSEREGIVFKCPPHIVFKSAAK, from the coding sequence ATGAGACTATTAAGCATTATGTTTTTGATGATCACTCTCTCGTCATGTGCGAGTACATCGGTGACTCCTGAATCGAAGAAACTAATCATTATCAATGATGTTAAATATGCCCAAGGCTGCACACCTGTTGCGCGAGTTTTTGCAAGCTCTTCAAATCTTCTTAGTGGTGGAAATCCACTCATGGGATCAATTGGAAATTCAAATTCATTAACTCAGTTGAGAAATCAAGCTGCTAAATTCGGACAAGTACTTTATATCTACAAAAACAAAGAATCTGTTATCACTGGATCAGAACGAGAAGGAATTGTCTTTAAATGCCCTCCTCATATCGTTTTTAAGTCAGCTGCTAAATAA
- a CDS encoding S1 family peptidase produces the protein MKFLILLTLLVSSQLSASETAFDIFNTYSASVVQIHSKLNATGTGFFVTPRLILTNRHVIRSFKKKTNQWDAPRVIVLKDGRQITKFTSIHCSVRVDLCAISVEPQAIKAFSKLAIAPSVVGQDVYVLGHPQGLSNPIISSGIVSSENVLIPGQDHNGKDIVFKGFTTTAAVSPGSSGSPVLSKSGEILGIAVGILRGGQNLNVIIGSEELSMFAKQIAKRDTEAVFTIKTDVQPSVNLVSLK, from the coding sequence ATGAAATTCCTAATTCTACTTACTCTTCTTGTTTCAAGCCAGCTCTCTGCTTCAGAGACGGCCTTTGATATTTTCAATACCTACTCAGCATCAGTGGTTCAAATCCATTCAAAACTGAACGCTACTGGTACTGGTTTTTTTGTAACTCCAAGACTAATTCTGACAAATCGCCACGTGATTAGAAGCTTCAAGAAAAAAACAAATCAGTGGGATGCTCCTAGAGTTATCGTTTTAAAAGACGGAAGACAGATTACTAAATTCACTTCTATTCATTGCTCAGTGAGAGTTGATCTTTGTGCGATTAGTGTAGAACCTCAGGCCATTAAAGCTTTTTCTAAATTAGCGATTGCGCCTTCAGTTGTTGGACAAGATGTATATGTCTTAGGTCACCCGCAAGGATTATCAAATCCTATTATCAGTTCAGGTATTGTGAGTTCTGAAAATGTTTTGATTCCAGGGCAAGATCATAACGGGAAAGATATCGTCTTTAAGGGTTTTACTACGACAGCTGCAGTTTCTCCTGGAAGTTCAGGGTCTCCGGTTTTAAGTAAGTCAGGAGAGATTCTAGGGATCGCTGTTGGGATTCTTCGTGGTGGGCAGAATTTAAATGTGATCATTGGGTCTGAAGAATTGAGTATGTTTGCAAAGCAGATTGCGAAGCGTGATACTGAAGCTGTGTTTACTATTAAAACTGATGTTCAACCAAGTGTTAATCTAGTCTCATTAAAATAA
- a CDS encoding helix-turn-helix transcriptional regulator has translation MTINSNETIAFFESLLGGPLTFGQMIHSLRTTDEISQTDLAKRAKVSKGLICDIEKGRRDASIELAVKLAKIMGYLPESFVSILLEEQIRRAKLNFKVILEKAA, from the coding sequence ATGACTATTAATAGTAACGAAACCATTGCTTTTTTTGAATCACTGTTGGGTGGCCCATTAACATTTGGTCAAATGATTCACTCGCTAAGAACTACAGATGAAATTTCTCAAACTGACTTAGCAAAAAGGGCTAAAGTTTCGAAAGGACTAATCTGTGACATTGAAAAAGGTAGAAGAGATGCATCGATTGAGTTAGCTGTAAAACTCGCAAAAATTATGGGCTACCTTCCTGAATCATTTGTTTCGATCCTTCTTGAAGAACAAATCAGAAGAGCAAAATTAAATTTTAAAGTAATACTGGAAAAGGCCGCTTAG
- a CDS encoding AAA family ATPase encodes MNNDKYLNKKIAEYLLLNIKKKTKNGMEDEFFTLVHQILTLKEIKTLTDFFIKDLNEFIERRGVKKKLKNVSKETSYQYRESRLRDKIEELEESYKDTETWGYKIESLIEANSNVKSRFIKEIGKTISRKNHYRGTSVYEKHLKKLASIFMLNQKEQDLVTLFYLISVDDRVESFFTHLGLRLSRMNGSARVLYRFFDYTPASLRTLLNKKSNLVRSGILTKEKTDNGSVGLNTRIESFLAGFGEEDIISTFFKLEKDTNRLKQDDFLVSADMISSTKDLLRSDKGVNILLHGVPGAGKTEFSKFLGTELGMKVYYIGQNDDDGEEDLNFRKSGIVAAQNILDPKNTIIVVDECDNIVNVRDAFWNCEVEKGGDKKAWINYLLESSKHNIIWISNRVNGVDDSTKRRFSYSIEFKTFTVKQRMKIWETIINKEKIDFISNDQIEMLAQKYKVNAGGISLAIQDVMAMPQLISKEDKIQRIDALLAQHQEFVFGLSTDISMINSHYKLDLLNCDMNMDLVVSSVQHFLKYISDKKNTDIQNMNFLLQGPPGTGKTEFVKFLAKTAGAELLVKRLSDIRSKWYGESLQNIAAIFKEASAEGKILFLDEADSFFTDRANSSEHSVAETNELLTQMENFKGILICATNFSSMMDPASMRRFNFKIKFDYLSNDGKLRMFQQQFGKYIKESMPMEFEKRVMGINYLTPGDFKVVYQKNAFMENVAIETLIGQLEMEVSYKKGVSKPIRLG; translated from the coding sequence ATGAATAACGATAAATATCTTAATAAAAAGATAGCAGAGTACTTACTTTTAAATATAAAGAAAAAAACTAAGAATGGAATGGAAGATGAATTCTTTACATTGGTTCATCAGATATTGACGTTGAAAGAGATTAAAACTCTTACAGATTTTTTTATAAAAGATTTGAATGAGTTTATTGAGAGGAGAGGAGTTAAAAAGAAATTAAAAAATGTTTCGAAGGAAACTTCTTATCAATATAGAGAATCTAGATTAAGAGATAAAATAGAGGAGTTAGAAGAATCTTATAAAGATACAGAGACATGGGGATATAAAATAGAGAGTTTGATAGAGGCAAATTCTAACGTTAAATCACGTTTTATAAAAGAAATAGGAAAAACGATATCTAGAAAAAATCATTATAGAGGCACTTCTGTTTATGAAAAGCATTTAAAAAAACTTGCATCAATATTTATGTTGAATCAAAAAGAACAAGATCTTGTGACTTTGTTCTATCTAATTTCAGTAGATGATCGCGTAGAGAGCTTTTTCACGCATCTGGGGCTTCGTCTTTCAAGGATGAATGGTTCAGCTAGAGTATTGTATCGCTTTTTCGATTACACACCCGCAAGTTTAAGAACGCTTCTTAATAAAAAATCAAACTTAGTGAGATCTGGTATCCTTACTAAAGAGAAGACAGACAATGGATCTGTAGGGTTGAATACGAGAATAGAAAGCTTTCTAGCTGGATTTGGTGAAGAAGATATTATCAGTACTTTTTTCAAGCTTGAAAAGGATACTAATCGTTTGAAGCAGGATGATTTTTTGGTAAGTGCCGATATGATCTCATCAACAAAAGACCTCCTCAGGTCTGACAAAGGAGTGAATATACTTTTGCATGGAGTTCCAGGAGCAGGGAAAACTGAGTTCTCTAAATTCCTAGGTACTGAATTAGGAATGAAAGTTTATTATATTGGACAAAATGATGATGATGGCGAAGAAGATCTGAATTTTAGAAAAAGTGGTATTGTTGCTGCTCAAAATATTCTTGATCCAAAAAATACAATTATTGTTGTAGATGAATGTGATAATATCGTGAACGTGCGTGATGCTTTTTGGAACTGTGAAGTGGAAAAAGGTGGCGATAAAAAAGCATGGATTAACTATTTGTTGGAGAGTTCGAAACATAATATTATTTGGATTTCGAACAGAGTCAACGGAGTAGACGATTCAACCAAAAGACGATTTTCTTATTCAATCGAATTTAAAACCTTTACTGTTAAACAGAGAATGAAGATCTGGGAAACTATCATTAATAAAGAAAAGATTGATTTTATTTCGAACGATCAGATTGAAATGCTGGCCCAAAAATATAAAGTGAATGCCGGTGGTATTTCGCTGGCGATTCAAGATGTCATGGCAATGCCTCAATTGATTTCTAAAGAGGATAAAATCCAAAGAATTGATGCACTCTTGGCGCAACATCAGGAATTTGTTTTTGGGTTATCCACTGATATCTCCATGATTAACTCACATTACAAATTGGATCTCCTAAATTGTGATATGAATATGGATTTAGTTGTCAGCAGTGTTCAACATTTTTTGAAATATATTTCGGATAAAAAGAATACGGATATTCAGAATATGAATTTCTTACTTCAAGGTCCACCTGGGACTGGTAAGACTGAGTTTGTTAAATTCCTGGCAAAAACAGCTGGTGCCGAGCTTCTTGTGAAACGATTAAGTGATATAAGATCAAAATGGTATGGAGAGAGTTTACAAAATATTGCAGCTATTTTCAAAGAGGCCAGTGCTGAAGGAAAAATTTTATTTTTGGATGAGGCCGATTCTTTCTTCACAGATCGAGCTAATTCTTCTGAACATTCTGTCGCAGAAACGAATGAGCTTTTAACTCAGATGGAAAACTTCAAAGGGATTTTAATCTGTGCGACAAATTTTTCATCAATGATGGATCCAGCGAGTATGAGAAGATTTAACTTTAAAATTAAGTTTGATTACTTAAGTAATGACGGAAAGCTTCGTATGTTTCAACAACAGTTTGGAAAATATATTAAAGAATCGATGCCTATGGAATTTGAAAAACGAGTTATGGGTATTAATTATCTAACACCTGGCGATTTTAAAGTTGTTTATCAAAAGAATGCTTTTATGGAAAATGTGGCAATTGAAACTTTGATTGGCCAGTTGGAAATGGAGGTGAGTTATAAGAAAGGAGTGAGTAAACCGATTAGACTTGGTTAA